One region of Halomonas huangheensis genomic DNA includes:
- a CDS encoding 6-pyruvoyl trahydropterin synthase family protein: protein MSLFVNQLTHLDVSLWCPDKGLVGASWHLDAELFGELGEDGMLFDFGEVKPWIKSRIDAGADHTLLVPGKAPGVDISDCPEGMRIRMKTPYPMEVRGPRQAFTILPCTRIDTDNLAEHLTQSLGRRFPERVERIVLRLREEVIDGASYRYSHGLKRHAGNCQRIAHGHRSRLTIFQNGERQPHLESHYAAWLDNSYLVSAEDIVAEGGARDATLSTAYRSAQGQFHLTLPRERCRVLASATTVENIAIWLTREITRATGVATQLHAFEGIDKGACYEIAPEQLAREA, encoded by the coding sequence ATGTATCGCTGTGGTGCCCGGACAAGGGGCTGGTCGGCGCGAGCTGGCACCTTGATGCCGAACTGTTCGGTGAGCTTGGTGAGGACGGCATGCTGTTCGACTTCGGCGAGGTAAAACCCTGGATCAAATCGCGCATCGACGCGGGGGCCGACCACACGCTGCTGGTGCCGGGCAAGGCACCAGGCGTCGATATCAGCGACTGCCCCGAAGGCATGCGTATCCGTATGAAAACGCCTTATCCCATGGAAGTGCGCGGTCCTCGCCAGGCATTCACCATCCTGCCCTGCACGCGCATTGATACGGACAACCTGGCCGAGCACCTGACCCAGAGCCTTGGTCGCCGTTTTCCGGAACGTGTCGAGCGTATCGTTCTGCGTTTACGTGAAGAAGTCATTGATGGCGCCAGCTATCGCTACAGCCATGGCCTCAAGCGCCATGCCGGCAATTGCCAGCGCATCGCTCATGGCCATCGCTCACGACTGACAATCTTTCAGAATGGCGAGCGCCAACCTCACCTCGAAAGCCATTACGCCGCCTGGCTGGACAACAGTTATCTGGTCAGCGCCGAGGACATTGTCGCCGAAGGAGGGGCGCGCGACGCAACTCTGAGCACGGCATACCGTTCCGCTCAAGGGCAGTTCCATCTGACACTGCCACGTGAGCGCTGCCGAGTACTGGCCAGCGCCACCACCGTCGAAAACATTGCGATCTGGTTAACCCGCGAGATTACTCGAGCCACTGGCGTCGCCACCCAGTTGCACGCCTTCGAGGGAATCGACAAGGGAGCCTGCTACGAAATCGCCCCTGAGCAACTGGCACGGGAAGCATGA
- a CDS encoding YkgJ family cysteine cluster protein, whose amino-acid sequence MTAPHAGCRPGCGACCIAPSISSPIPGMPQGKPAGVRCVQLDDDNLCQLFGDARRPQVCLAFDFDAELCGDSRDEALKLITELEQLT is encoded by the coding sequence ATGACAGCACCGCATGCGGGTTGCCGTCCGGGTTGTGGCGCATGCTGTATCGCGCCTTCGATCAGCTCACCGATACCGGGTATGCCTCAGGGCAAACCCGCCGGTGTGCGCTGTGTTCAACTCGACGACGACAACCTGTGTCAATTGTTCGGAGACGCCAGGCGACCTCAGGTCTGTCTGGCCTTCGACTTCGATGCTGAGCTGTGCGGCGACTCCCGCGATGAGGCCCTGAAACTGATCACCGAGCTGGAGCAACTGACCTGA
- a CDS encoding AAA family ATPase, with protein MRDALQEASQTLDQDYLALFGQFSLTLGDDVVNQFSYDKVKALLVYLLLNQQPVNRATLAELLWPDQGLSSGRTNLRHALHCLRQSLGDDADRVLCVSRQTIAFRLPDDWGFDVHDLQRLLSGPQDVENLERILSCYRGDLVEELQLPSCPEFQRLLLKARNEWRQKVIRFAEEVLGQKGSVPDGLLHGLVSRFSGYGPFHERLVRQLAEHGQMAAAHEQYNGFLQMLALSGQQPEPSFLQLAAHWSDTQQDASSHSPKGAFSRALAVDSAPLDEEEVESRQLSVMAIRLRLSADLGSRAETRATLTLQFELMRWLEQQCHHLGGFWLPGATGGLGLACFGTHGPSHQLAELVALYEHCRRQMADESARHWSGESELPEIELAAGLNSGQVVYLPSRHLVDPLGQVTQGALELMSAAEGSELVISQQASQHMPPALDLQPRLYSRLVASDGRVRLRALVLGDNEGGREATPPSLVGRESALRTLRDALARAGIGLRQSVLVRGPSGLGKSALLVGFRHLEQSRDASICWQPNTRLSVQEPYGVARQLLRWHLQQEITRESLATLVEELGLAPLREEAWRWLEEALGVGRPHEASALAQSSEASELIVSLMHGLVNVLAARCPLVLMIDDLQWVDEPSFKVLAGLQARLPINCPFLLIASHHGREALPTRLHWDQQITLGRLDAMQSSRLLTELARRYRLHLSPRLRGQIIERCDGVPLYLQEICRRLDMDRREGRAVQFEELPHGLFGLLSSRIDQLDSDRDVAHIAAVLGRYFRFDFLSECCGWEQGRLSRALDAMRRLEIIEPVEGEGNIREYQFTHQLLHEAAYLSCPRDVRIDIHRQVVCLIEERYPAWISRHPGDFAIHLRRSGHYARGARYFELAAREALKVSANRTALKMADFGLAALRQVDDQHDREISLLTVRGQAAFALEGHGSPAAHESFVKAQELLQACGMQLEDEEDLEQAFLVKWGLWVGCSQRHAHADAFMLASRLGDLAAQLEDPRYQRLADYAGASCEYWAGRIPQAYDHLEELDPLNTPMMIEWLPFSDHPQVAAACFHAWALCLRGNYRRAEQQIEAAIRLAEEINHPGSLAMALMYAAALYRQLGHVHEAAHRAQRTFDLTGSSHLHLWQVSSRAVLGWQQAMAGNREGLVQIEAACDELAEITGGDSYQRPNLWYADACVALGDLERVEDYLDQCLLLARERNSLFVPELAIRLASVSDQLGRSRDTVRSLAVQAREEAQSDGNVHQQLCALELWLTRVAPDDEEAREQFRQLQAGISLSDAPMLVRWRNLLDRRVSQTSDV; from the coding sequence ATGAGGGACGCCCTACAAGAAGCCTCCCAGACACTAGACCAGGATTACCTGGCACTCTTTGGGCAATTCTCCCTGACGCTTGGGGACGATGTTGTCAATCAGTTCAGTTACGACAAGGTCAAGGCGCTGTTGGTATATCTGCTGCTCAACCAGCAGCCGGTGAACCGAGCCACCCTGGCCGAGTTGTTATGGCCCGATCAGGGCCTGTCATCAGGCCGGACCAATCTGCGTCATGCCTTGCACTGTCTGCGTCAGTCACTGGGTGATGATGCTGACCGCGTGCTATGCGTGTCGCGCCAGACCATCGCGTTTCGACTGCCTGATGACTGGGGCTTTGATGTTCACGACCTTCAGCGCTTGCTGAGCGGTCCTCAGGATGTCGAGAACCTCGAGCGTATATTGAGTTGCTATCGCGGTGATCTCGTTGAGGAGTTGCAACTTCCATCGTGCCCGGAATTTCAGCGCTTGCTACTCAAGGCACGCAACGAGTGGCGCCAGAAAGTGATTCGTTTTGCGGAAGAAGTGCTAGGCCAGAAGGGCAGTGTGCCTGACGGACTGTTGCATGGGCTGGTCAGTCGTTTTTCCGGCTATGGCCCCTTCCATGAGCGTCTGGTAAGGCAGCTCGCCGAACACGGACAGATGGCTGCAGCGCATGAGCAGTACAACGGTTTTCTGCAGATGCTGGCGCTGTCGGGTCAGCAACCGGAACCGAGTTTTCTGCAACTGGCAGCCCATTGGTCGGATACTCAGCAGGATGCCTCATCGCATTCGCCAAAGGGTGCCTTTTCACGTGCTCTGGCGGTTGACAGTGCGCCACTTGATGAAGAAGAAGTGGAAAGCCGTCAGTTGTCGGTCATGGCGATCCGCCTGCGTCTGTCTGCTGATCTCGGCAGTCGTGCCGAAACACGCGCCACTCTGACCCTCCAGTTCGAGTTGATGCGCTGGTTGGAGCAGCAGTGCCACCACCTCGGCGGTTTCTGGTTGCCCGGTGCCACTGGTGGTCTGGGGCTGGCTTGCTTTGGAACTCACGGACCATCACATCAGTTGGCGGAGCTTGTTGCACTCTATGAGCATTGTCGTCGCCAGATGGCGGATGAGTCCGCACGTCACTGGAGCGGCGAGAGTGAGCTGCCGGAGATTGAGCTGGCCGCCGGTCTCAATAGTGGTCAGGTGGTCTACCTGCCATCTCGTCACCTGGTCGATCCACTCGGACAGGTCACGCAGGGGGCACTTGAGTTGATGAGTGCTGCGGAGGGGAGCGAGTTGGTTATCTCCCAGCAGGCCAGCCAGCATATGCCGCCAGCGCTGGATCTTCAGCCACGGCTGTACTCACGGTTGGTGGCCAGTGACGGCCGTGTGCGGTTGCGGGCCCTGGTGTTGGGGGACAATGAGGGGGGGCGCGAAGCTACGCCGCCAAGCCTGGTTGGGCGAGAGAGTGCGCTACGTACGCTGCGTGATGCCCTGGCGCGAGCGGGCATTGGCCTGCGTCAGAGTGTGTTGGTGAGGGGGCCTTCCGGCCTGGGTAAGTCGGCGCTGCTGGTGGGGTTCCGCCATCTGGAGCAGAGTCGTGACGCCTCGATCTGCTGGCAACCCAACACTCGCTTGTCCGTGCAGGAGCCGTATGGCGTTGCACGTCAGTTATTGCGCTGGCACCTACAGCAGGAAATCACCCGTGAGTCGCTGGCCACTCTGGTCGAGGAGCTGGGACTTGCTCCCCTCCGAGAGGAAGCCTGGCGCTGGTTGGAGGAAGCTCTGGGTGTCGGTAGACCTCATGAGGCATCAGCACTGGCGCAGAGCAGTGAAGCGTCGGAGTTGATCGTCAGCCTGATGCACGGACTGGTCAATGTGCTGGCAGCACGATGCCCGCTGGTGCTGATGATTGACGACCTGCAGTGGGTCGATGAGCCGTCCTTCAAGGTGCTGGCCGGGCTTCAGGCTCGCTTGCCAATCAACTGCCCATTCCTGCTGATCGCCAGTCATCATGGGCGTGAAGCCTTGCCGACTCGTCTGCATTGGGATCAGCAGATCACTCTGGGGCGACTGGATGCCATGCAGTCGTCACGATTGTTGACGGAGCTGGCACGCCGTTACCGTTTGCATCTGTCGCCGCGCTTGCGCGGCCAGATTATCGAGCGCTGTGACGGTGTCCCGCTGTATCTGCAGGAAATCTGTCGCCGCCTGGATATGGATCGCCGTGAGGGGCGTGCCGTACAGTTTGAAGAGCTGCCTCATGGCCTGTTTGGTCTGCTGAGCAGTCGTATCGACCAGCTCGACAGTGACCGAGACGTAGCGCATATTGCCGCTGTGCTTGGCCGGTACTTTCGCTTCGATTTCCTTTCCGAGTGTTGTGGTTGGGAGCAGGGACGGCTCAGTCGTGCATTGGATGCCATGCGCAGACTCGAGATCATCGAGCCGGTGGAAGGCGAGGGCAACATCCGCGAATACCAGTTTACCCACCAACTGCTGCATGAAGCGGCCTATCTATCCTGTCCGCGTGATGTACGGATTGATATTCACCGTCAGGTGGTGTGCCTGATCGAGGAACGCTATCCGGCCTGGATCAGTCGTCATCCCGGGGATTTCGCCATCCATCTACGGCGTAGCGGCCACTACGCCCGAGGTGCTCGCTACTTCGAGCTGGCGGCACGTGAGGCGCTCAAGGTCAGTGCCAATCGTACGGCGTTGAAGATGGCTGACTTTGGCCTTGCCGCGTTGCGGCAGGTGGATGACCAACATGACCGTGAGATCAGCTTGCTCACTGTGCGGGGGCAGGCAGCCTTCGCGTTGGAAGGACATGGCTCGCCAGCCGCCCATGAAAGTTTCGTCAAGGCGCAGGAGTTGCTGCAGGCTTGCGGTATGCAGCTCGAAGATGAGGAAGACCTCGAACAGGCCTTCCTCGTCAAGTGGGGGCTCTGGGTAGGCTGCAGCCAACGCCACGCTCATGCCGATGCCTTCATGCTCGCGTCGCGGCTCGGTGATCTGGCGGCACAACTCGAGGATCCACGCTACCAGAGGTTGGCCGACTACGCCGGTGCCAGCTGTGAATACTGGGCCGGACGTATTCCCCAGGCCTATGATCACCTTGAGGAGCTCGATCCACTCAACACGCCGATGATGATCGAATGGTTGCCGTTCTCCGATCATCCTCAGGTGGCTGCCGCCTGCTTCCATGCCTGGGCACTGTGCCTGCGCGGCAATTACCGCCGTGCCGAGCAGCAGATTGAAGCCGCCATTCGCCTTGCCGAGGAGATCAATCACCCCGGTAGTCTGGCGATGGCACTGATGTATGCGGCGGCTCTGTATCGACAGTTGGGACATGTTCACGAAGCAGCCCATCGTGCTCAACGTACCTTTGATCTGACCGGGTCGTCACACCTGCATCTGTGGCAGGTTTCGTCGCGTGCTGTGCTGGGTTGGCAGCAGGCAATGGCCGGTAATCGAGAAGGGTTGGTGCAGATCGAGGCGGCCTGCGATGAGCTGGCGGAGATCACTGGTGGTGATTCCTATCAACGGCCTAATCTGTGGTATGCCGATGCCTGTGTGGCGTTGGGCGATCTAGAGCGTGTCGAAGACTACCTGGATCAGTGCCTGTTGCTGGCGCGTGAACGTAATAGCCTATTCGTACCGGAGTTGGCGATTCGTCTGGCATCTGTGAGCGACCAATTGGGGCGCAGCCGTGACACAGTGCGCAGTCTGGCGGTACAGGCGCGGGAGGAAGCTCAAAGCGATGGCAATGTTCATCAACAGTTGTGCGCGCTGGAGCTATGGTTGACACGCGTCGCCCCTGACGATGAAGAGGCTCGTGAGCAATTCCGTCAGTTGCAGGCAGGTATATCGCTCAGTGATGCGCCGATGCTGGTGCGCTGGCGCAACCTGCTGGATCGTCGGGTATCGCAGACATCCGATGTGTGA
- a CDS encoding tRNA-(ms[2]io[6]A)-hydroxylase, giving the protein MTARQDAGTDALVPVELLDFLPCATPVAWVEWALDNEELLLIDHAQCEKKAASTAMSLMYRYVDQHELLVRMSQLAREEILHFEQVVKIMRERGIVYRHLSASRYADGLRQLVRTEDPERLVDILIVGALIEARSCERFACLIPHLDSELARFYRSLVKSEGRHFEDYLMLARQLSVSDIDVRIEEFRAREKELVTQKDVAFRFHSGVPA; this is encoded by the coding sequence ATGACCGCCAGGCAAGATGCCGGCACCGATGCGTTGGTGCCTGTCGAGTTGCTCGACTTTCTCCCTTGTGCCACGCCTGTGGCCTGGGTCGAGTGGGCGCTCGACAACGAAGAGCTGTTGTTGATTGACCATGCTCAATGCGAAAAGAAGGCGGCATCCACGGCGATGAGCCTGATGTACCGCTACGTTGACCAGCACGAGCTGTTGGTGCGCATGTCACAACTGGCGCGCGAGGAAATCCTGCATTTCGAACAAGTCGTCAAGATCATGCGTGAGCGGGGAATCGTGTATCGCCACCTCAGCGCATCTCGCTACGCGGACGGACTGCGTCAACTGGTGAGAACTGAAGATCCGGAGCGGCTGGTCGATATCCTTATTGTCGGTGCACTGATAGAAGCGCGTAGCTGTGAGCGATTTGCATGTTTGATCCCGCACCTGGATTCAGAGCTTGCCAGGTTCTACCGTAGTCTGGTCAAGTCAGAGGGACGGCATTTCGAGGATTACCTGATGCTGGCGCGTCAGTTGTCCGTCAGCGACATTGATGTGCGTATCGAAGAATTCCGAGCGCGCGAGAAGGAACTGGTAACCCAAAAGGATGTTGCCTTTCGTTTTCACAGCGGTGTGCCAGCCTGA
- a CDS encoding DUF1289 domain-containing protein, with product MSQRIVSPCVGLCSTTVGDSVCRGCQRHDVEIHDWMTMSSEQRECRIQELDAMRVEVATRFLCVVDAQCLEDQLKRYRVRFRDAQPALSRVVELLRVGRDRIQDLSRYGIALEPSAPDDPQQLYVALGQALAEAGERRRRGEPDARSCERLEDERLEDSAI from the coding sequence ATGTCACAACGCATCGTATCGCCGTGTGTTGGTCTGTGTTCCACCACGGTGGGGGACAGCGTCTGCCGCGGTTGTCAGCGCCATGATGTCGAGATCCATGACTGGATGACGATGTCGTCCGAGCAGCGAGAGTGCCGGATACAGGAGCTGGACGCCATGCGTGTCGAAGTGGCTACACGCTTCTTGTGTGTTGTTGATGCGCAATGTCTCGAGGATCAGTTGAAGCGCTATCGCGTTCGTTTCCGAGATGCCCAGCCAGCATTGTCACGTGTGGTCGAGTTGCTGCGTGTCGGACGCGATCGTATCCAGGACCTGTCGCGCTACGGTATTGCGCTTGAGCCATCCGCACCCGATGACCCGCAACAACTTTATGTAGCCCTTGGTCAGGCACTGGCGGAAGCTGGTGAACGCCGTCGCCGCGGGGAGCCTGACGCGAGGAGCTGCGAACGTCTGGAAGATGAACGACTGGAAGATAGTGCTATATGA
- the acnB gene encoding bifunctional aconitate hydratase 2/2-methylisocitrate dehydratase, which translates to MLEAYRQHVEERAQEGVPPKPLNAEQTAELIELLKAPPAGEEEAILDLLTNRVPPGVDEAAYVKAGFLTAIAKGEAQSPLIDRIHAVKLLGTMQGGYNIVTLVELLDDADLAKEVGEQLKHTLLMFDAFHDVAERASSGNAVARDVIQSWADAEWFLSKPALADKISLTVFKVPGETNTDDLSPAPDAWSRPDIPLHANAMLKNEREGIEPEVPGTKGPLAQIEEVKAKGFPVAYVGDVVGTGSSRKSATNSVLWFFGDDIPNVPNKRAGGFCFGSKIAPIFFNTMEDAGALPVEMDVAKMEMGDVIDVYPYEGKVCRHDSDEVLSTFELKTQVILDEVRAGGRIPLIIGRGLTEKAREELGLEASDVFRKPEQPKDTGKGFTLAQKMVGKACGMDGVRPGMYCEPKMTTVGSQDTTGPMTRDELKDLACLGFQADLVMQSFCHTSAYPKPVDVETHHTLPDFIMNRGGVSLRPGDGIIHSWLNRMLLPDTVGTGGDSHTRFPMGISFPAGSGLVAFAAATGVMPLDMPESILVRFKGERQPGVTLRDLVHAIPYYAIQQGLLTVEKSGKKNAFSGRILEIEGLEELTVEQAFELSDASAERSAAGCTITLSDESVSEYLKSNITLLKWMIANGYGDKRTIERRILAMEEWLANPSLMRADADAEYAEVIEIDLSEVKEPVLCAPNDPDDARLLSEVAGESIDEVFIGSCMTNIGHFRAAGKLLEKIPAGSLKTRLWLAPPTRMDQHQLTEEGYYGIYGRAGARMEMPGCSLCMGNQARVAAKSTVVSTSTRNFPNRLGDGADVYLASAELAAVAAVEGRLPTVDEYRRYMGEFDAMAGEIYRYMNFHEIEQYQKTASNVIPVAQEA; encoded by the coding sequence GTGCTTGAAGCCTATCGCCAACATGTCGAAGAGCGTGCCCAGGAAGGCGTCCCCCCCAAGCCCCTGAATGCAGAACAGACTGCCGAGCTGATCGAACTGCTCAAAGCGCCGCCGGCAGGCGAGGAAGAAGCCATTCTGGACCTACTGACCAACCGCGTGCCGCCGGGTGTCGATGAGGCCGCCTACGTCAAGGCCGGTTTCCTCACCGCCATCGCCAAAGGCGAGGCGCAGTCCCCGCTGATCGACAGGATCCACGCCGTCAAACTGCTGGGTACCATGCAGGGCGGTTACAACATCGTCACTCTCGTCGAGCTGCTCGATGATGCCGACCTCGCGAAAGAAGTCGGCGAACAGCTCAAGCACACCCTGCTGATGTTCGATGCCTTCCATGATGTCGCCGAGCGTGCCAGCTCCGGCAATGCCGTCGCCAGGGACGTCATCCAATCATGGGCCGACGCAGAATGGTTCCTGTCGAAGCCAGCCCTCGCCGACAAGATCTCGCTGACGGTTTTCAAGGTTCCCGGTGAAACCAACACCGACGACCTGTCTCCGGCACCGGATGCCTGGTCACGCCCGGATATCCCGCTGCATGCCAATGCCATGCTCAAGAACGAGCGTGAAGGCATCGAGCCGGAAGTTCCCGGCACCAAGGGGCCGCTGGCACAGATCGAAGAGGTCAAGGCCAAAGGCTTCCCCGTCGCTTACGTCGGTGACGTCGTCGGTACGGGTTCGTCGCGCAAATCCGCCACCAACTCGGTGTTGTGGTTCTTCGGTGACGATATTCCCAACGTCCCCAACAAGCGAGCTGGCGGCTTCTGCTTCGGCAGCAAGATCGCGCCGATTTTCTTCAACACCATGGAAGACGCTGGCGCCCTGCCTGTCGAGATGGATGTCGCGAAGATGGAAATGGGCGACGTGATCGACGTCTACCCTTACGAGGGCAAGGTCTGTCGCCACGATAGCGACGAAGTCCTCTCCACCTTCGAACTCAAGACTCAGGTCATTCTTGATGAAGTTCGCGCTGGAGGCCGGATCCCGCTGATCATCGGTCGCGGTCTGACCGAAAAAGCGCGGGAGGAGCTTGGGCTGGAAGCATCCGATGTGTTCCGCAAGCCGGAGCAGCCGAAGGATACCGGTAAAGGCTTCACCCTGGCCCAGAAGATGGTCGGCAAGGCCTGCGGTATGGACGGCGTGCGTCCGGGCATGTACTGCGAGCCGAAGATGACCACTGTCGGCTCCCAGGATACTACCGGCCCGATGACTCGTGACGAGCTCAAGGATCTGGCCTGCCTCGGCTTCCAGGCCGACCTGGTCATGCAGTCCTTCTGCCACACCAGTGCCTACCCCAAGCCGGTGGACGTGGAAACTCACCACACCCTGCCCGACTTCATCATGAACCGCGGTGGCGTTTCCCTGCGCCCGGGCGACGGTATCATCCACTCATGGCTGAACCGCATGTTGCTGCCCGATACCGTAGGTACCGGTGGCGATTCTCATACCCGCTTCCCGATGGGCATCTCCTTCCCGGCCGGCTCTGGTCTGGTGGCCTTTGCCGCCGCGACTGGCGTCATGCCGCTGGACATGCCGGAATCGATTCTGGTGCGCTTCAAGGGTGAGCGTCAGCCCGGTGTCACGCTGCGTGACCTGGTGCATGCCATCCCCTACTACGCTATCCAGCAAGGCCTGCTGACTGTCGAGAAATCCGGCAAGAAGAATGCCTTCTCCGGCCGTATTCTCGAAATCGAAGGCCTTGAGGAATTGACCGTCGAGCAAGCCTTCGAGCTGTCCGACGCCAGTGCTGAGCGCTCCGCTGCCGGCTGCACCATCACTCTCTCCGATGAGTCGGTGAGTGAGTATCTCAAGTCGAACATCACGCTGCTCAAGTGGATGATTGCCAACGGCTACGGTGACAAACGCACCATCGAGCGCCGTATTCTGGCCATGGAAGAGTGGCTGGCCAACCCGTCGCTGATGCGTGCGGACGCCGATGCTGAATATGCCGAAGTGATCGAGATCGATCTCAGCGAGGTCAAGGAGCCGGTACTCTGCGCACCCAATGACCCCGACGATGCTCGTCTGTTGTCTGAAGTCGCGGGCGAGAGCATCGATGAGGTGTTCATCGGCTCGTGCATGACCAACATCGGCCACTTCCGTGCCGCCGGCAAGCTGCTCGAGAAGATCCCGGCAGGCAGTCTCAAGACACGTCTGTGGCTGGCACCGCCGACCCGTATGGATCAGCATCAGCTGACCGAGGAAGGCTACTACGGTATCTACGGCCGTGCTGGTGCTCGCATGGAAATGCCGGGCTGCTCGCTGTGCATGGGTAACCAGGCTCGTGTCGCAGCGAAGAGCACTGTGGTATCGACCTCCACACGTAACTTCCCCAACCGTCTCGGGGATGGCGCAGATGTCTACCTCGCCTCTGCAGAGCTGGCTGCCGTTGCCGCGGTGGAAGGTCGTCTGCCGACAGTAGACGAGTACCGCCGTTACATGGGAGAATTCGATGCAATGGCGGGGGAAATCTATCGCTATATGAATTTCCACGAAATCGAGCAGTATCAGAAGACTGCCTCGAACGTGATACCGGTAGCTCAGGAAGCCTGA
- a CDS encoding AraC family transcriptional regulator produces MLDDIPTAPAPGRVAHGSMTSAGSSHGDAVVTRLADSLASLVTGEGFSTTAIEGVKLIASRCSCPRTPLIYEPGIFVIVQGDKIGYLEDRIIHYGPGNYLVQAMPLPFECETLAAPDAPLLGISIAVDPLSLSELVHHVPESGATDQGSPEPMASVALDMPMAEAIQRLVNCLHDEAASRALGAGRVREVLYAVLVGPQGQSLRQLVQRQGHYARIAESLDYLHGHFADALSVEALAERANMSPSHFHHHFKRTTQLSPVQYLKRLRLLRARVLLGQERINVARAASEVGYRSTSQFSREYKRYFGVSPSQG; encoded by the coding sequence ATGCTCGACGACATTCCAACAGCACCAGCGCCAGGCCGTGTTGCTCATGGCTCGATGACATCGGCAGGCAGCAGCCATGGCGATGCGGTCGTCACCCGCCTGGCAGACAGTCTTGCGTCTCTGGTCACGGGGGAGGGGTTTTCCACAACTGCCATCGAGGGGGTGAAACTGATTGCATCACGATGTAGCTGTCCGCGCACTCCCTTGATCTATGAACCCGGGATCTTCGTTATCGTTCAGGGAGACAAGATCGGTTACCTGGAGGACAGAATCATCCACTATGGCCCCGGCAATTACCTGGTTCAGGCGATGCCGCTGCCGTTTGAGTGCGAGACCCTGGCGGCGCCCGATGCACCTTTGCTGGGTATTTCCATTGCCGTGGACCCGCTCAGTCTGAGTGAGTTGGTTCACCATGTGCCGGAGTCGGGTGCCACGGACCAGGGCTCTCCCGAGCCGATGGCGTCAGTCGCACTCGACATGCCTATGGCGGAGGCGATTCAACGGCTGGTGAACTGCCTGCATGACGAGGCCGCCAGTCGTGCACTGGGGGCGGGAAGAGTACGAGAAGTGCTCTACGCAGTGCTGGTCGGTCCGCAAGGGCAATCGCTGCGACAGCTGGTGCAACGCCAGGGCCACTATGCCCGCATTGCCGAGTCGCTGGACTACCTGCATGGCCACTTCGCCGACGCGCTGAGTGTCGAAGCTCTCGCCGAACGTGCCAACATGAGCCCCTCGCACTTTCATCACCACTTCAAACGTACGACTCAGCTATCGCCGGTGCAGTACCTCAAGCGTTTACGCCTGTTGAGGGCGAGAGTCCTGCTTGGTCAAGAGCGTATCAATGTCGCTAGAGCCGCGAGTGAGGTTGGTTACCGCAGCACTTCGCAGTTCAGCCGTGAGTACAAACGTTACTTTGGTGTCAGCCCTTCGCAAGGCTAG
- a CDS encoding NAD(P)-dependent alcohol dehydrogenase — MTQATGTTTRGYAAHSSSTPLEPWNFERRAPRPDDVSIEILYCGVCHSDLHFARDDWGMASYPVVPGHEIVGRVTAVGNEVSQHKVGDLVGVGCMVDSCRHCQACNDGLEQFCQEGFTMTYGSPDKHDGALTQGGYSDKVAVSERFVVRMPDGIDLKSAAPLLCAGITTYSPLKHYGVKPGHKVGVIGMGGLGHIGVKLARALGAEVTLFTRSESKVAEARRQGADHVVVSTDAAQMAAVAETFDFMLDTVPVKHDINPYLQALKYDGTHILVGLLEPIDPAIEGFNLVFKRRVLAGSLIGGMPETQEVLDFCAEHGITCDVEVINIDQINEAWQRMEKGDVKYRFVIDMASLKNAD; from the coding sequence ATGACCCAAGCAACAGGCACAACCACCAGAGGTTACGCAGCACATTCCTCGTCCACGCCACTGGAGCCCTGGAATTTTGAGCGTCGCGCGCCGCGCCCCGATGATGTCTCGATCGAGATCCTCTACTGTGGCGTCTGCCACAGCGATCTGCATTTCGCTCGCGATGACTGGGGCATGGCTTCCTATCCCGTAGTGCCTGGCCACGAGATCGTCGGTCGTGTCACCGCCGTGGGGAACGAGGTCTCCCAGCACAAGGTTGGCGACCTGGTTGGCGTTGGCTGCATGGTCGATTCCTGCCGCCACTGCCAGGCGTGCAACGATGGGCTGGAGCAATTCTGCCAGGAAGGCTTCACCATGACCTATGGCAGCCCCGACAAACACGACGGAGCGCTGACCCAGGGCGGATATTCCGACAAGGTAGCGGTCAGTGAGCGCTTCGTGGTGCGAATGCCGGATGGCATCGATCTCAAGTCAGCCGCTCCTCTGCTTTGCGCAGGTATCACTACCTACTCGCCGCTCAAACACTACGGCGTCAAGCCGGGCCACAAGGTCGGTGTTATCGGCATGGGCGGACTTGGCCACATCGGGGTCAAGTTGGCCAGAGCTCTGGGCGCCGAAGTCACCCTCTTCACCCGTTCCGAATCCAAGGTCGCAGAGGCCAGACGTCAAGGTGCCGACCATGTTGTGGTGTCCACAGACGCGGCCCAGATGGCCGCTGTTGCCGAGACATTCGACTTCATGCTCGATACCGTGCCGGTAAAGCACGATATCAACCCCTACCTGCAGGCACTGAAATATGACGGAACACATATTCTGGTCGGCCTGCTCGAGCCCATCGATCCTGCCATAGAAGGCTTCAACCTGGTCTTCAAACGCCGTGTACTGGCCGGTTCCCTGATCGGAGGTATGCCCGAGACCCAGGAGGTGCTCGACTTCTGCGCCGAGCATGGCATCACCTGTGATGTTGAGGTGATCAATATCGACCAGATCAACGAAGCCTGGCAGCGCATGGAAAAGGGTGACGTCAAGTATCGCTTCGTCATCGATATGGCATCACTCAAGAACGCAGACTGA